Proteins from a single region of Murdochiella vaginalis:
- a CDS encoding CaiB/BaiF CoA-transferase family protein, which produces MKTLFFQEIDFKSNRGNEMSCHRALEDITVLDLTRVVAGPFCSSLLGDMGARVIKIEIPKKGDDSRSYGPIVNGESAYFALLNRSKYGVTLNLKSDIGKSMFLEMVKKADIVLENYRPGVMEKLGLGYDVLKQINARIIYGAVSGFGAWGPYSQRPGYDILAQAMGGLMSLTGEKGGQPTRAGNAMGDMLAGMNLTIGILAALHARKLTGVGQRVDVSLVDSIVVSLENAFTRYWYTGKLYERNGNAYAALAPYDTFQASDGLVVIACGNQNLFEKFCKNVVMKPEWLDDSRFSTNILRVENMNALEKLINAWSIHYSVEDITTRALKAGVPAGPVYDLSQIVKDAHIAGAREMFPTMHHPVIGDMPVNGDAIKMTDTNPEIIKPSPLLGEDNSSIYQEFLGLSKCELKRLSEEGVI; this is translated from the coding sequence GTGAAAACGTTATTTTTTCAAGAAATCGATTTCAAGTCGAATAGGGGGAATGAGATGAGTTGCCATCGTGCGTTAGAAGACATTACCGTATTAGATTTGACCAGAGTAGTTGCCGGCCCTTTCTGTAGTTCCCTCCTTGGTGATATGGGCGCTCGTGTGATCAAGATCGAAATTCCTAAAAAAGGAGACGATAGCCGTTCTTATGGTCCGATTGTAAATGGGGAAAGTGCTTATTTTGCACTATTGAACAGAAGCAAATATGGCGTAACTCTAAATTTAAAGAGTGATATTGGGAAGTCGATGTTTTTAGAAATGGTCAAAAAGGCCGATATCGTGCTTGAAAACTATCGGCCGGGCGTCATGGAGAAATTGGGATTGGGTTATGACGTTTTAAAACAAATCAACGCAAGGATCATTTACGGAGCGGTATCGGGATTTGGAGCCTGGGGGCCCTATTCACAGCGTCCAGGTTATGACATCTTAGCTCAGGCTATGGGCGGTTTAATGAGTCTTACGGGTGAAAAGGGAGGACAGCCGACGCGTGCAGGGAATGCTATGGGCGACATGCTTGCTGGTATGAATTTAACGATTGGTATTTTAGCGGCGCTACATGCACGAAAATTGACGGGAGTTGGACAAAGAGTTGATGTTTCCTTGGTGGATTCGATTGTTGTCTCTTTGGAAAATGCTTTTACGCGATATTGGTATACAGGAAAGTTATATGAAAGAAATGGAAATGCCTATGCTGCTCTTGCTCCATATGACACTTTCCAAGCTTCTGATGGCCTTGTTGTCATCGCCTGTGGAAATCAAAATCTGTTTGAAAAATTTTGCAAGAACGTTGTAATGAAGCCTGAATGGCTCGATGATTCTCGTTTTTCGACAAACATATTGCGTGTTGAAAATATGAATGCATTAGAGAAACTGATCAATGCGTGGTCAATACACTACAGTGTTGAAGATATTACAACGAGGGCACTCAAAGCTGGCGTTCCCGCTGGACCGGTTTATGATTTATCTCAAATTGTCAAAGACGCACATATTGCTGGTGCAAGGGAAATGTTTCCTACGATGCACCATCCTGTTATTGGCGACATGCCTGTTAATGGCGATGCGATTAAAATGACTGATACTAATCCGGAGATCATAAAACCTTCTCCTCTGCTTGGCGAGGATAACTCTTCCATTTATCAAGAATTTCTTGGACTCAGCAAATGTGAACTCAAACGTTTATCTGAGGAAGGGGTGATCTAA
- a CDS encoding PrpR N-terminal domain-containing protein, with translation MHILFIIPYLSMKKDVQSILKRYPYVEASYAVGNVEGSIAITEDILKHTSIEAIISRGGTAEILRAHFSIPVFSIPMTSNDLGKTLYSIKTDKKVALVGYPTITMCAAYLETKNFGREDIYTVTQSDKIPEVIKTIKEKGYDLLLCDVISSEVAASFQLETKILLSSLENIQLSIDEAVYFYSQRRAGLQAETIQHTILKERDIYYVSINNMGKVISSNLPGHVVVDELMELVETFFVSYLLTSTTVRTAQLSDGQRLLFYLQKQIKAGTTYYIVTIKPNDFDQISKDYGIRLFRFNSHDPTQDARNLKTSLSLGQIRSKLRPFFAPQDDLVIYGERGTGKIDSALYIALNQKSRFPIAWMDAQSMNESMWSYFFDSFLPMASEPFTIIIQNIQQCDGEKIKRFSFLRRRDKIPHRLLFTLDAVDESLSSQLTLLEESPVVQFFRMPSLSERRSELVDIIDIYLKKYKIQTNKPIAGFEPKALDLLVNHSWPGNLEQLQRVLRTLFSKTTNYYLTEDEVSLLLFEENQWREAGTVGKIPYDRPLAEIIYNIVCQVMREEEMNQTRTAKRLQIGRTTVWRILKGKGH, from the coding sequence ATGCACATTCTTTTTATCATTCCTTATCTATCCATGAAGAAAGATGTTCAATCCATTCTCAAGCGGTATCCATATGTCGAAGCCTCATACGCCGTTGGGAATGTGGAAGGAAGTATTGCGATTACGGAAGACATCTTGAAACACACCTCTATTGAAGCCATTATCTCGCGAGGAGGAACAGCAGAGATACTGCGTGCGCATTTTTCGATTCCCGTATTTTCCATTCCGATGACCAGCAATGATTTAGGAAAAACCCTTTATTCCATAAAGACAGATAAAAAAGTCGCCTTAGTCGGCTATCCGACGATTACGATGTGTGCAGCCTATTTGGAAACAAAAAACTTTGGAAGAGAAGACATTTACACTGTTACACAAAGCGATAAAATACCGGAAGTGATTAAGACGATAAAAGAAAAAGGATATGATCTCTTACTCTGTGATGTCATCAGCTCAGAAGTGGCAGCTTCTTTTCAGCTGGAAACGAAGATATTGCTGTCAAGTCTTGAGAATATCCAACTTTCCATTGACGAAGCCGTTTATTTTTATTCGCAGCGCAGAGCGGGACTTCAGGCAGAAACGATACAGCACACCATTTTAAAAGAACGCGATATTTATTATGTTTCCATCAACAACATGGGAAAAGTCATTTCCTCTAATCTACCCGGTCATGTTGTTGTTGATGAACTGATGGAATTGGTTGAAACGTTCTTTGTGTCCTATCTTCTTACTTCGACAACGGTTCGCACCGCACAACTCAGCGATGGACAGAGGCTGCTCTTTTACCTTCAGAAGCAAATCAAAGCAGGAACGACATACTATATTGTCACGATCAAACCAAATGATTTTGATCAAATTTCAAAAGACTATGGCATTCGTCTCTTTCGCTTTAATTCCCATGATCCAACACAGGATGCACGAAATTTGAAGACTTCCCTCTCTCTTGGTCAAATCCGATCAAAATTACGACCGTTTTTTGCTCCTCAGGATGACCTTGTCATCTACGGAGAAAGGGGCACAGGCAAAATTGACTCTGCACTATATATTGCCTTAAATCAAAAATCGCGATTTCCCATCGCGTGGATGGATGCGCAAAGCATGAACGAAAGCATGTGGTCGTACTTTTTCGACTCCTTTTTACCGATGGCGTCGGAGCCTTTCACCATCATTATCCAAAACATACAACAATGCGATGGGGAGAAAATCAAACGATTCTCTTTTCTTCGTCGGAGAGACAAAATTCCCCATAGGCTGTTGTTTACTTTGGATGCTGTTGACGAATCCCTTTCTTCTCAGCTAACGCTCTTGGAAGAATCGCCCGTGGTACAGTTTTTCCGTATGCCGTCGCTTTCCGAGAGACGTAGTGAACTCGTTGATATTATTGATATTTACTTAAAAAAATATAAAATCCAAACCAATAAGCCAATTGCCGGCTTTGAACCAAAAGCCCTTGATCTTCTGGTCAATCATTCATGGCCCGGAAATTTAGAACAATTACAGCGTGTTCTTCGGACGCTTTTTTCGAAAACAACCAATTATTACCTCACCGAGGACGAGGTGTCCCTTCTTCTTTTTGAAGAAAACCAATGGCGAGAAGCGGGTACAGTAGGAAAAATTCCCTATGATCGGCCTTTAGCGGAAATTATTTATAACATCGTTTGTCAAGTTATGCGCGAAGAAGAAATGAACCAGACAAGAACAGCGAAAAGATTACAAATTGGTCGTACGACGGTATGGCGTATTCTAAAAGGAAAAGGACACTAA
- a CDS encoding zinc-binding dehydrogenase: protein MKACYVVSPEKVEIKNIEKPVIDEKEVLIRVHYAGVCGSDLHLFHGTHPFRKPPEILGHEVVGEIVEIGSKVTDLRIGDRVTVEPHLGCGQCELCQSGNENLCRTKIAPGSAKWMGTFVNYFKAPASKTHRLADKVPDEIGVLIEPFAVAVHAINLISIPQRESIVILGSGTIGLFTVVAAKAAGFKTIIATDTQQFNRDMAMQFGANITLDPLNCDVAEEVKKVTDGKGADVAIVAAGASNIIDQASSSVRKRGEVVLVAMITEKIPVYSYSFVFNEQKLIGAMTYRPQDFKEAVDLVNNGLNLDGFVTQIFPIHQTQEALDTLAQKKENVVKVLVDFHKE, encoded by the coding sequence ATGAAAGCATGCTATGTTGTTTCGCCGGAAAAAGTGGAAATTAAAAACATTGAAAAGCCGGTAATTGATGAAAAGGAAGTGCTTATCCGCGTCCATTATGCAGGTGTATGCGGATCAGATCTACATCTCTTCCACGGCACACACCCTTTTCGCAAGCCACCTGAAATTCTTGGTCACGAGGTAGTGGGAGAAATCGTTGAAATCGGTTCAAAGGTTACCGACTTGCGAATCGGTGATCGGGTCACCGTAGAGCCGCATTTAGGATGTGGACAATGTGAGCTTTGTCAGTCTGGCAACGAAAATCTCTGCCGTACAAAAATTGCGCCGGGTTCCGCAAAATGGATGGGTACCTTTGTCAATTATTTCAAAGCGCCGGCGAGCAAGACGCATCGTCTGGCCGATAAGGTACCGGATGAAATCGGTGTGCTGATCGAGCCATTCGCGGTGGCTGTGCACGCGATCAATCTAATTTCCATTCCGCAAAGAGAAAGCATCGTTATCCTTGGTTCAGGTACAATCGGTCTTTTTACTGTCGTGGCTGCAAAAGCTGCAGGTTTTAAAACCATTATTGCTACGGATACGCAACAATTTAATCGCGATATGGCGATGCAATTTGGAGCGAATATTACGCTTGATCCGCTGAATTGTGATGTTGCGGAGGAGGTAAAAAAAGTCACCGATGGAAAGGGTGCGGACGTTGCGATCGTTGCTGCAGGAGCAAGCAATATCATTGATCAAGCATCCAGCTCGGTACGAAAGCGCGGCGAAGTTGTGCTCGTTGCCATGATAACTGAGAAGATTCCCGTCTATAGTTACAGTTTTGTCTTTAATGAGCAAAAACTAATCGGTGCCATGACGTATCGCCCCCAAGATTTTAAAGAAGCTGTCGATTTGGTTAACAATGGGTTGAATCTGGATGGCTTTGTCACACAAATTTTCCCCATTCATCAAACACAGGAAGCTCTCGACACTTTAGCACAGAAAAAAGAAAATGTAGTGAAAGTGCTGGTCGACTTTCATAAAGAATAA
- a CDS encoding TRAP transporter substrate-binding protein, which yields MKRAKFIFVCLTVLLLCVGCGKPKEQAEVNLRLGHIQSAKDIWHKASLVFKEELEKRSGGKITATIYPSSTLGGDRDIVEGMQLGTIDMGLIAGVLGNFEPSIQLFEIPYLMTNEQEYETIVKGEVGGIIVERLRQRAGVHILDFWDRGPREVSSNKPINTIQDIKGLKIRIPEIQAMEAVWSAMGASPTTMAWGEVYTALEQNVIEAQENPVPFMYSGRIQEVQKYIAMTDHKFEYVTLSISEKTWQSLTEEQQKIVREAADAATKYQNDTVNQVAKENLQEMIDAGMKITYPDKKEFQDAAKEASRIYGESVDADLYNKIIQDLEAMK from the coding sequence ATGAAGCGCGCTAAATTCATATTTGTTTGTTTGACCGTTTTGCTCTTATGCGTCGGCTGTGGAAAACCGAAGGAACAAGCCGAGGTGAATTTAAGACTGGGGCACATTCAATCTGCCAAGGATATCTGGCACAAAGCGAGTCTCGTCTTTAAAGAAGAGCTGGAAAAACGTTCTGGTGGAAAAATAACCGCTACGATTTATCCCAGTTCAACACTGGGGGGCGATCGGGATATTGTGGAAGGTATGCAATTAGGAACCATCGATATGGGTTTGATTGCCGGCGTTCTTGGAAACTTCGAACCTTCCATTCAGCTTTTCGAAATTCCTTATCTTATGACCAATGAGCAGGAATACGAGACCATTGTGAAAGGAGAAGTGGGCGGAATTATTGTTGAGAGGCTACGTCAAAGGGCCGGCGTTCATATTCTGGACTTTTGGGATCGCGGGCCTCGCGAAGTCAGCTCCAACAAGCCGATTAACACCATTCAAGATATAAAGGGTTTGAAGATTCGTATTCCTGAAATTCAAGCTATGGAGGCGGTCTGGTCCGCCATGGGAGCATCGCCGACAACGATGGCTTGGGGAGAAGTCTACACAGCCCTGGAGCAAAATGTCATCGAAGCGCAGGAGAATCCCGTCCCCTTTATGTATAGCGGACGAATTCAGGAAGTACAAAAATATATTGCCATGACCGATCACAAGTTTGAATATGTGACGCTTTCGATCTCTGAAAAAACGTGGCAAAGTCTGACAGAGGAGCAGCAGAAAATCGTCCGGGAAGCTGCGGATGCTGCTACAAAATATCAAAACGATACCGTAAATCAAGTGGCCAAAGAAAACCTACAAGAAATGATTGATGCCGGAATGAAGATTACCTATCCGGATAAAAAAGAGTTTCAAGACGCAGCAAAGGAAGCTTCTCGCATCTATGGCGAATCTGTTGATGCCGATCTTTATAACAAAATCATTCAAGATTTGGAGGCCATGAAATGA
- a CDS encoding TRAP transporter small permease produces MKKLNDTIQSILYYLLAFMICLMTVIVVLQVFFRYVMSSPLTWSEELARYLFVWITFLGIAIAIRKKAHVAIDLVVEHLPKMQQRIIRIINTVMILLLGGIIVYGGVQLMKIGEIQKSATLLLPMSLVFSAIPVSGVFIVLFSIEDLLSYFSKGEKK; encoded by the coding sequence ATGAAAAAGCTGAATGATACCATCCAATCTATTTTGTACTACTTGCTAGCCTTCATGATCTGCTTAATGACTGTAATCGTTGTGTTACAAGTTTTCTTTCGCTACGTGATGTCAAGCCCTTTAACATGGTCGGAAGAGTTAGCACGTTATTTGTTCGTATGGATTACTTTCTTAGGTATTGCCATCGCCATTCGTAAGAAAGCGCATGTTGCCATTGACTTAGTAGTCGAGCACCTTCCGAAGATGCAGCAAAGAATTATACGCATAATCAACACCGTTATGATCCTTCTTTTGGGGGGCATTATCGTATACGGTGGTGTGCAACTGATGAAAATTGGAGAGATACAAAAGAGCGCAACTTTGTTGCTCCCCATGAGTTTGGTTTTTTCTGCCATTCCAGTTTCGGGCGTGTTCATTGTTCTCTTCAGTATAGAGGACTTGCTTTCGTACTTCTCGAAAGGAGAAAAGAAATGA
- a CDS encoding TRAP transporter large permease: MNTALLILIVFLILLTMGLEVGFAVTASALAAAVMLKIPVAVVAQRYFTAVDSFSLMAIPLFMVAGSIMSKGSLTKRIIDFTLSFMGNVKGALCQVVAISGMIMGGISGSGVADTAALGALLHPEMKRKKYDPEFSAALIAASGSIGLIIPPSVAMIIYGVTTQSSIGDLFIAGIVPGVLISLAFMLYSFVVAHKEHYPVEGSSSWAERWDKFKKAIFSLIMPLIIIIGIRGGFFTPTEGGAIISAYALLVSMFIYKDIKLADLPEIFFDAALSTATIALIICGTSLLTWILAYENIPQMLTQAVLSLTDNKIILIILIQSILLLTGMVIDSGPAIMLLAPILAPIAKQIGMSSVQFGLMMVISLTTGLLTPPVGTAMYVSSNISKIPVQRLAKRLVPFVLIMTVMSLLIAIFPIFSEILL, encoded by the coding sequence ATGAATACAGCGCTTCTTATCCTTATCGTTTTTCTTATTTTGCTTACCATGGGTTTAGAAGTTGGATTTGCGGTAACTGCATCTGCCCTTGCCGCAGCGGTAATGTTGAAAATCCCCGTTGCCGTCGTCGCACAACGTTATTTTACGGCGGTCGATTCTTTTTCGTTGATGGCCATTCCGCTTTTCATGGTGGCCGGCTCAATCATGAGTAAAGGTTCCTTGACGAAACGCATCATCGACTTTACACTCTCCTTTATGGGAAATGTAAAAGGGGCGCTTTGTCAGGTAGTCGCCATATCCGGAATGATCATGGGAGGCATTTCCGGCTCCGGTGTCGCCGATACGGCAGCGCTTGGTGCGCTTTTGCATCCCGAGATGAAACGTAAAAAATATGATCCGGAATTTTCTGCTGCACTGATTGCCGCTTCCGGATCCATCGGTCTCATCATTCCTCCAAGTGTCGCAATGATTATTTATGGGGTAACCACCCAGTCATCGATTGGAGACCTTTTCATTGCCGGTATTGTTCCGGGGGTCTTGATCTCGCTGGCTTTCATGCTTTACTCTTTTGTCGTTGCCCACAAAGAGCATTACCCTGTCGAAGGATCCTCTTCTTGGGCAGAACGATGGGATAAGTTTAAGAAAGCCATATTTTCTCTTATTATGCCGCTGATCATCATTATCGGTATCCGCGGTGGCTTCTTTACACCGACAGAAGGCGGTGCGATTATCTCCGCCTATGCACTGCTAGTCAGCATGTTTATTTACAAGGACATTAAACTTGCGGATCTTCCGGAAATTTTCTTTGATGCAGCGTTGAGCACGGCAACGATTGCTTTGATTATTTGCGGTACTTCCTTGTTAACCTGGATCCTAGCCTATGAAAATATTCCGCAAATGTTAACGCAAGCGGTCTTGTCCTTAACGGACAACAAGATCATTCTCATTATATTGATCCAGAGTATTCTGCTTTTGACGGGTATGGTAATTGACAGCGGTCCGGCTATTATGTTACTCGCCCCCATTCTTGCACCGATTGCAAAACAAATTGGAATGAGTAGCGTGCAGTTCGGCCTGATGATGGTCATCAGCTTGACGACCGGTTTGTTAACGCCACCCGTTGGCACGGCAATGTATGTTTCCAGCAACATTTCTAAGATTCCTGTACAGAGGCTAGCTAAACGTCTCGTGCCTTTTGTTCTCATCATGACCGTCATGTCCTTACTGATTGCCATCTTCCCCATCTTTTCGGAAATTCTGCTGTAG
- the otnK gene encoding 3-oxo-tetronate kinase, giving the protein MSILMGIIADDFTGGSDAASFFANHGIPTFLSNGIPKDPSLRKKWSGDHHCVIVIAQKIRSIAAEEAVAHALDACCWLRKEGAEKLFYKYCSTFDSTPKGNIGPITDAILEAFDYPYTFLAPGLPVNGRTVEQGILKLYGVPLAETHMKNHPVNPMWDSRIAELMRPQGKYPCIELDRNNLYQSREKIDEYVKTQLSKTSNAQGKSGPYYVIPDYTKAKDADQLVATYSDCDFWTGGSGLNDAFSAQFLKQKNIDATSTEERVPGKSILFSGSCSEMTLQQIAHYRLRYPNKAVQIAVREVMEGNPEEKIWEKALSIGDGVLIYSSDDASGRSALAKVYNQEEVSNRLEKLMGRLAQRAYAAGFNKLIIAGGETSGAITTALNFSTYQIGKSIAPGVPVMIPVENEKARLILKSGNFGQKNFFEEAISFLAPEIESGRLESAT; this is encoded by the coding sequence ATGTCCATCTTAATGGGAATTATAGCGGATGATTTTACGGGAGGCAGTGATGCTGCCTCCTTCTTCGCCAATCACGGCATACCGACCTTTCTAAGCAACGGGATTCCGAAGGATCCCTCCTTGCGCAAAAAATGGTCCGGAGATCATCACTGTGTAATCGTCATCGCACAAAAAATTCGTTCTATTGCTGCCGAAGAAGCCGTTGCTCATGCGCTAGATGCGTGCTGCTGGCTACGCAAAGAAGGTGCTGAAAAGTTGTTTTATAAGTATTGCTCCACCTTTGACTCCACTCCAAAGGGAAACATCGGACCGATTACGGACGCGATTCTTGAGGCCTTTGATTATCCATATACCTTTTTAGCGCCCGGTTTACCGGTCAATGGCCGAACGGTTGAGCAAGGAATTCTTAAACTCTATGGAGTTCCCCTGGCCGAAACCCACATGAAGAACCATCCTGTCAATCCCATGTGGGATTCCCGCATTGCTGAATTGATGCGCCCGCAAGGTAAGTATCCGTGCATTGAACTTGATCGGAATAATCTATACCAGTCCCGTGAAAAAATCGATGAATACGTAAAAACACAGCTATCGAAGACCTCTAATGCACAAGGTAAAAGTGGCCCCTACTACGTAATCCCGGATTATACCAAGGCTAAGGATGCCGATCAGCTCGTAGCAACCTATTCCGATTGTGATTTCTGGACAGGCGGATCTGGCTTGAATGATGCATTTAGTGCTCAATTTTTAAAGCAAAAAAACATAGATGCTACTTCGACCGAGGAGCGTGTCCCCGGTAAATCGATTCTGTTCTCCGGATCTTGTTCAGAAATGACCTTGCAACAAATTGCTCATTACCGCCTCCGTTATCCGAATAAAGCGGTTCAAATTGCTGTTCGTGAGGTGATGGAAGGAAATCCGGAAGAAAAAATTTGGGAAAAAGCGCTGTCGATCGGTGATGGAGTATTAATCTACAGTTCTGACGATGCGAGCGGCCGTTCCGCTTTGGCGAAGGTATATAATCAAGAAGAAGTTTCTAATCGCCTAGAGAAATTAATGGGACGTCTCGCACAACGAGCCTATGCTGCAGGATTTAACAAGTTGATTATTGCCGGTGGCGAGACAAGCGGGGCTATAACAACCGCATTAAATTTCTCAACCTACCAAATTGGAAAAAGTATTGCTCCTGGCGTGCCGGTAATGATACCTGTTGAAAATGAGAAGGCTCGCTTGATTTTAAAATCTGGCAATTTCGGTCAGAAAAATTTCTTTGAAGAAGCTATCTCCTTTCTTGCACCGGAAATCGAATCCGGACGTCTAGAATCCGCAACATGA
- a CDS encoding class II aldolase/adducin family protein: MQPEQQIKEMILYGKILFERGKVTGSAANMSIRCGEEIYITRSGSCFGTLTEEDFACIDRKGKSRNGIQPSKEWPLHWIYYESKLGQNAVIHTHSLYATLWSTIAPEDAKSVVPSITPYLQMRIGNIARIPYAPPGSEKLFSLAKQYMSLADGFLMERHGLLVGGKDMENAFYNAEELEYSCQIAWEMRRA, from the coding sequence ATGCAACCGGAACAACAAATAAAAGAAATGATACTCTATGGGAAAATATTGTTTGAGCGTGGAAAAGTCACAGGTTCCGCTGCCAATATGAGTATACGCTGTGGTGAAGAAATCTATATTACACGAAGCGGATCCTGCTTCGGGACGCTTACGGAAGAAGATTTTGCCTGTATTGACCGGAAAGGAAAATCACGGAACGGAATTCAACCCAGCAAAGAATGGCCTCTGCATTGGATTTATTATGAATCCAAGCTGGGACAAAATGCCGTGATTCACACCCATTCCCTCTATGCGACGCTTTGGAGCACGATCGCTCCGGAAGATGCTAAAAGCGTAGTACCATCGATCACGCCTTACCTGCAAATGCGGATAGGAAATATTGCACGAATTCCCTATGCCCCACCGGGAAGCGAGAAACTTTTTTCCTTAGCTAAGCAATACATGTCTCTAGCGGATGGGTTTTTGATGGAGAGACACGGCCTTCTAGTTGGAGGAAAAGATATGGAAAATGCGTTTTATAATGCAGAAGAATTGGAATATTCCTGTCAGATAGCATGGGAAATGCGAAGAGCGTAA